The Tenacibaculum jejuense genome includes a window with the following:
- a CDS encoding SH3 domain-containing protein: MNIRFVFILTAIIFNSCKKTKTNDPIIHRKDSTETKFLQNTNTLVEAETKYVNAFSGLRYREKPNGKILGKLPYNSKISVIKHSGIFSQIKDNNNFIESEWVGIHLNNDTVYVFNAFLSEKINKTGVWAKFPLKKMPFVDSTNFDNMILKNKLSINEIKKLQLQELYPDLLKEDRDFNAYPSYQLDLKNDQLQCIAVLVTKAGHEIETVLVVYENEKLMKYYGDSHEKPLINSLTVSYDEIAEGWSRITSEIKNNSITKIDALYTEPPRIDTTLHHINRLGYINKVTINFKNNIRPNQKLKLHTVYTDTIRFMNYNDNYDYFFLEAKKNNKDVSLIYNWDITKKYDFKKNDLIKIQWKIDSIFIAGDGETLSFSEYVIDAKRIE; this comes from the coding sequence ATGAATATAAGATTCGTTTTTATCCTTACTGCTATCATTTTTAATAGTTGTAAAAAAACCAAAACAAACGATCCAATTATTCATAGAAAAGACAGTACCGAAACTAAATTTCTTCAAAATACAAATACACTTGTAGAAGCTGAAACTAAATATGTCAATGCTTTTTCTGGTTTACGCTACAGAGAAAAACCAAATGGAAAAATACTAGGTAAGCTTCCATACAACTCCAAAATATCTGTAATTAAACATTCAGGTATATTTTCCCAAATTAAGGACAATAATAATTTCATCGAAAGTGAATGGGTTGGTATTCATCTAAACAATGATACTGTTTATGTTTTCAATGCTTTTTTATCTGAAAAAATAAATAAAACTGGTGTCTGGGCTAAATTTCCTTTAAAAAAAATGCCTTTTGTTGACTCTACTAATTTTGATAATATGATCTTAAAAAATAAGTTGAGTATTAATGAAATTAAAAAACTACAGTTACAAGAATTATATCCTGATCTCCTAAAAGAAGATAGAGATTTCAATGCTTATCCTTCCTATCAGTTAGATTTAAAAAATGACCAACTACAATGTATTGCTGTTCTTGTTACAAAAGCTGGCCATGAAATAGAAACCGTATTGGTGGTTTATGAAAATGAAAAATTAATGAAATACTATGGCGATAGTCATGAAAAACCATTGATTAACTCTTTGACTGTCTCATATGATGAAATAGCAGAAGGCTGGTCAAGAATCACTTCTGAAATCAAGAACAACTCTATTACCAAAATAGATGCTTTATATACTGAACCTCCAAGAATAGATACCACCTTACATCACATAAACAGATTAGGATATATAAATAAGGTTACTATTAATTTTAAGAATAACATTAGGCCTAATCAGAAGTTAAAACTTCATACAGTTTATACCGACACGATTCGTTTTATGAATTATAATGATAATTACGACTACTTTTTTCTAGAAGCGAAGAAAAATAACAAAGACGTAAGCTTAATTTATAATTGGGACATCACTAAAAAGTATGACTTCAAAAAAAATGATCTTATAAAAATACAATGGAAAATAGACAGCATATTTATTGCGGGTGATGGTGAAACATTATCCTTCTCTGAATATGTAATTGATGCTAAAAGAATAGAATAA
- a CDS encoding carboxypeptidase-like regulatory domain-containing protein: MKSFFLFFFIIFFSFSQTNIKGTIVDNGNPLEGASVYLNNTTIGAITNEKGAFELNFKEGNYTLVVSFLGYKTYQKNINTLGKKTIELTITMEEDNEFLDEVEVKKIIYDDEWKYNLARFKKAFLGRTKLASTCKILNEKDIFFDFNYKTNTLTAVARKPLKIKHNGLGYLIEYDIINFNLGNKTLFFSGYAQYKNLKKKIRKKWKKNRLSAYNGSRMQFLRSLLNKTVAENGFLVHKFKRVENKERPSEKKLQMAREYLKLHGRKINFSKTITTPITPLDSAIVTQRKAKLPKYRDYLYKRDVPYEEMISSDKGTPYLDFSDYLMVVYTKEPEEENYVSGIFSKKRKQSNVQTSHLVLLNGKSEIDNLGIMVDPNAIFNEGYWGFESFANMLPLNYQPPNK, translated from the coding sequence ATGAAATCTTTCTTTTTATTCTTTTTTATCATTTTTTTCAGTTTCTCACAAACCAATATTAAAGGAACTATTGTCGACAATGGTAATCCTCTAGAAGGAGCTTCAGTATATTTAAACAACACTACTATTGGAGCTATTACTAATGAAAAAGGTGCTTTCGAATTAAATTTTAAAGAAGGAAATTATACACTTGTCGTTTCTTTTTTAGGTTATAAAACGTACCAAAAAAACATAAACACTTTAGGAAAAAAAACAATTGAATTAACCATAACTATGGAAGAAGACAATGAGTTTTTAGATGAAGTAGAAGTCAAAAAAATAATCTATGACGATGAATGGAAATATAATTTAGCTCGTTTTAAAAAGGCTTTTTTAGGAAGGACAAAATTAGCTTCAACTTGCAAAATTTTGAATGAAAAGGATATTTTTTTTGATTTCAACTACAAAACAAATACTTTAACAGCAGTAGCGAGAAAACCCTTAAAAATAAAACATAATGGATTAGGGTATTTAATAGAATACGACATTATAAACTTCAACTTAGGAAATAAAACTCTTTTTTTTAGTGGTTACGCTCAATACAAAAATCTAAAAAAGAAGATTCGAAAAAAATGGAAAAAAAATAGACTTAGCGCTTATAATGGCTCAAGAATGCAATTTTTAAGAAGTTTACTAAACAAAACAGTAGCAGAAAATGGTTTTCTTGTTCATAAGTTTAAGCGAGTAGAAAATAAAGAAAGACCTTCTGAAAAAAAATTACAAATGGCTAGAGAATATCTAAAATTACACGGAAGAAAAATAAATTTCTCTAAAACTATCACTACTCCTATTACTCCACTAGATAGTGCTATTGTAACACAACGCAAAGCCAAACTACCAAAATATCGTGACTATTTATACAAACGAGATGTTCCTTACGAAGAAATGATTTCTTCAGATAAAGGAACTCCTTACTTAGATTTTTCAGATTATTTAATGGTGGTGTATACTAAAGAACCCGAAGAAGAAAACTATGTTTCAGGAATTTTTAGCAAAAAAAGAAAACAAAGTAATGTACAAACTTCTCATTTGGTTTTATTGAATGGTAAATCTGAAATTGATAATCTAGGAATTATGGTCGATCCTAATGCAATTTTTAATGAAGGATACTGGGGATTTGAATCTTTTGCTAATATGCTTCCATTAAATTATCAACCTCCAAACAAATAA
- a CDS encoding glycosyltransferase has protein sequence MMQLITLFSDNGYQVTFASPAQKGENAVQLIEYGVEEVAIELNSSSFDSFVENLNPRIVVFDRFMMEEQFGWRVAKYCPEAIRILDTEDLHFLRKTRYEQLKKGETFSNKALLQSDETKREIASILRCDLSLIISSYEMQLLKEVFKIDDSILLYLPFLLDTIEKVDQEKWLSYEEREDFVFVGNFFHKPNVDAVLELKKMWRNIRDRLPKVNVHIYGAYVSQQIQQLHKPEQGFLLHGYTSSAIEKVSKAKVVLAPLRFGAGIKGKLTEAMICGTPSVTTSTGAEGMHDNFPWNGFIEDDLNVFSELAVKLYSEKENWLQAQNNGIKIINSIYDKHVLSRVFLEKISQLIANLDAHRTSNFLGSLLQHQTLQATKYMSKWIEEKNKK, from the coding sequence ATGATGCAATTAATAACATTATTTTCAGATAATGGCTATCAGGTTACGTTTGCTAGTCCGGCACAAAAAGGAGAGAATGCAGTTCAATTAATTGAATATGGAGTTGAAGAAGTAGCGATTGAATTAAATTCTTCTTCATTTGATTCTTTCGTAGAGAATTTAAACCCGAGAATTGTCGTTTTCGATCGGTTTATGATGGAAGAACAATTCGGATGGAGAGTAGCAAAATATTGCCCAGAGGCCATTCGTATTTTAGATACTGAAGATCTACATTTCTTAAGAAAGACAAGGTATGAACAATTAAAAAAAGGAGAAACTTTTTCTAATAAAGCTTTATTACAATCAGATGAAACAAAAAGAGAAATAGCCTCTATTTTGCGATGTGATTTAAGTCTGATTATTTCTTCTTACGAAATGCAATTATTAAAAGAAGTATTTAAAATAGACGATAGTATTTTATTGTATCTACCTTTTCTTTTAGATACAATTGAGAAAGTAGATCAGGAAAAATGGTTATCATACGAAGAAAGAGAAGATTTCGTGTTTGTTGGCAATTTTTTTCATAAGCCAAATGTAGATGCCGTTTTAGAGTTAAAAAAAATGTGGAGAAATATTCGCGATCGTTTGCCAAAAGTGAATGTTCATATTTATGGAGCCTATGTTAGTCAGCAAATTCAGCAATTACATAAACCAGAGCAAGGATTTTTGTTACATGGTTATACTTCGAGTGCAATTGAAAAAGTGAGTAAGGCCAAGGTGGTCTTAGCTCCTTTAAGGTTTGGCGCAGGAATTAAAGGAAAATTAACAGAAGCAATGATTTGCGGAACACCAAGTGTTACGACTTCTACAGGAGCAGAAGGGATGCATGATAATTTTCCGTGGAATGGCTTTATTGAAGATGATTTAAATGTATTTTCTGAATTAGCGGTAAAACTATATTCAGAAAAAGAAAATTGGCTTCAAGCTCAAAATAATGGGATAAAAATTATTAACTCTATTTATGATAAACATGTTTTGAGTCGAGTTTTTCTAGAAAAAATATCGCAACTTATAGCAAATTTAGATGCTCACCGAACATCAAATTTTCTTGGTAGTTTACTACAACATCAAACTTTACAAGCGACAAAATACATGAGTAAATGGATAGAAGAAAAAAATAAAAAATAA
- a CDS encoding carboxypeptidase-like regulatory domain-containing protein, translating into MKPLFLLFFFSYFSYAQINIKGTVLSPDNTPLEGAAVYLNNTSIATFTDWKGSFKLYIEKGKHLLIVSYLGHKTIHEEILIDDQNTIQNLEFRLEEEDDTLDEIIINSKDNNSNTGNTLKLVKSKRSRYSDFQKFRTGFLGRSTFANRCKIVNREALSYYYTPQTDHFIVTAKEPIVVINNDLGYKIHYDLIKYEQKKLIIGYVGYSRYEELEGGKRSKKRWERNRLIAYNGSVMHFLRSLVRVNTKEEGFDMDLMFRIPNINYPTEKELRFAKKLFRDLERYNVPIDYNKTIIIPETRIDSAILIHRRELKHKKIIDTIIRKDIRYSDVTYRLSGKAFMNFNGLLKVTYNNEKEEFEYKNDQKVWSGKQVSKFILINTPQEILPIGQLSDPTNHLVEGYWSYEKFAVALPLNYIPPEKPKIVAN; encoded by the coding sequence ATGAAACCTCTTTTTTTACTCTTTTTTTTCAGTTACTTCTCATACGCCCAAATTAATATCAAGGGAACTGTTTTATCTCCTGATAATACTCCACTAGAAGGAGCTGCAGTATATTTAAACAATACTAGTATTGCTACTTTTACAGATTGGAAAGGGAGCTTTAAACTTTATATAGAAAAAGGCAAACATCTATTAATCGTTTCTTATTTAGGACATAAAACTATTCATGAAGAGATTTTAATTGATGATCAAAATACTATTCAAAATTTAGAGTTTCGTTTAGAAGAGGAAGATGACACTTTAGATGAAATAATTATTAATTCTAAAGATAACAACAGTAATACTGGAAATACTCTGAAGTTAGTCAAATCAAAAAGATCTAGATATTCAGATTTTCAGAAATTCAGAACAGGATTTTTAGGTCGATCTACTTTTGCCAACAGATGTAAAATTGTTAATAGAGAAGCTTTAAGTTATTATTATACTCCTCAAACAGATCATTTTATAGTCACAGCCAAAGAACCAATAGTTGTAATTAATAACGACTTAGGTTATAAAATACATTACGACCTCATTAAATATGAACAAAAAAAACTAATTATAGGATATGTAGGATACTCTAGATACGAAGAGTTAGAAGGAGGAAAAAGAAGCAAAAAGAGATGGGAAAGAAATCGATTAATTGCTTACAATGGATCTGTAATGCATTTTTTGAGATCATTAGTTCGTGTGAATACAAAGGAAGAAGGCTTTGATATGGATTTGATGTTTAGAATTCCTAACATTAATTATCCAACCGAAAAAGAACTTCGCTTTGCCAAAAAATTATTTAGAGATTTAGAGCGATACAATGTACCTATTGACTACAATAAAACAATTATAATTCCTGAAACTCGAATAGATAGTGCTATTTTAATTCATAGAAGAGAATTAAAACACAAGAAAATTATAGATACAATTATTAGAAAAGATATTCGATACAGCGATGTAACCTATCGATTAAGTGGTAAAGCTTTTATGAACTTTAATGGGCTTTTAAAAGTAACTTACAATAATGAGAAAGAAGAATTTGAATATAAAAACGACCAGAAAGTATGGTCTGGGAAACAAGTTTCTAAATTTATTCTGATTAATACTCCGCAAGAAATTTTGCCTATCGGACAATTATCTGACCCAACAAACCATCTTGTAGAAGGATATTGGTCTTATGAGAAATTTGCGGTTGCATTACCACTCAATTACATCCCTCCTGAAAAACCAAAAATTGTAGCCAATTAA
- a CDS encoding DUF5018 domain-containing protein, with product MKFFNLAIAFFSLLLFFGCSEDNERIPPDSNQENLQILSFQFLAANNVSLSNDIEGKINEDEKDIYLNVPFNTSLTSLIPTITITDGAEIIPDINTVQDFSSPVIYLLSKDGYDLVAYSVIVTIANTSNEADISNFSFLKENNPSLSDNYEAIIENNEIKLQISEMEDLQSVIPTVEISEGASISPTIDTGIDFRNDVVFTVTSGNGETQKEYTVKIVTLKSVKDIVKFDVTVDNKTFEATIDNDLNKIVLKVPEGTDVTNLTPEILLSEEAKITPLSRTPQDFSNPVTYTITAEDGSEKEYTVYVSLLSCLELDRLFLEEFYRANERYNTPFTYLDWDLEAPTMENWNGVRVVDGRVSELVVAAVNINEVPESIASLDKLRVLTISGRILSSLPTEIGSLETLEVLTLNDNRLTTLPKEIGSLSSIRGIYLKNNLLEELPNEIGNLPDSFYVLNIKGNNLRELPVEISNIPNLISLNIQNNPLTIIPQAICDMTTSNGVGIAIVKDVEDECM from the coding sequence ATGAAATTTTTCAATTTGGCGATAGCCTTTTTTTCTTTACTATTATTTTTTGGATGCTCAGAAGATAACGAACGTATACCTCCAGATTCAAACCAAGAGAATTTACAAATTTTAAGTTTTCAATTTCTAGCAGCCAATAATGTTTCATTATCGAATGATATTGAAGGAAAAATTAATGAAGATGAAAAAGATATTTATTTAAATGTACCATTTAATACATCTTTAACTTCATTAATCCCAACAATAACCATTACTGATGGTGCTGAAATAATTCCTGATATTAATACAGTACAAGATTTTTCAAGTCCTGTAATTTATCTGCTTTCTAAAGACGGTTATGATCTTGTAGCTTATTCAGTTATTGTAACAATAGCAAACACTAGTAATGAAGCAGATATTTCAAACTTTTCTTTTTTAAAGGAAAATAATCCAAGTTTATCGGATAATTATGAAGCTATAATTGAAAATAATGAGATTAAATTACAAATATCAGAAATGGAAGATTTACAAAGTGTTATTCCAACAGTAGAAATATCAGAAGGAGCTTCAATATCACCAACAATCGATACTGGTATAGACTTTAGAAATGATGTTGTATTTACTGTAACCTCAGGAAATGGTGAAACTCAAAAAGAGTATACAGTAAAAATAGTAACATTAAAAAGTGTTAAAGACATTGTTAAGTTTGATGTTACAGTTGATAATAAAACATTTGAAGCTACTATTGATAATGATCTAAATAAGATTGTTTTAAAAGTTCCTGAAGGCACAGATGTTACTAATTTAACTCCAGAAATTCTATTGTCTGAGGAGGCTAAAATCACTCCTTTAAGTAGAACACCTCAAGATTTTTCTAATCCTGTGACCTATACAATTACTGCTGAAGATGGTTCAGAAAAAGAATATACTGTTTATGTAAGCCTTTTAAGTTGTTTAGAATTAGATCGACTTTTCTTAGAGGAGTTTTACAGAGCTAATGAACGATATAATACACCATTTACTTATTTAGATTGGGATTTAGAGGCTCCAACAATGGAAAATTGGAACGGAGTTAGAGTTGTTGATGGTAGAGTATCTGAACTTGTAGTCGCAGCAGTAAATATTAATGAAGTTCCTGAAAGTATTGCTTCTCTTGATAAATTAAGAGTTTTAACTATTTCGGGAAGAATTTTATCTAGTTTGCCAACAGAAATAGGTAGTTTAGAAACTCTAGAGGTACTAACTTTAAATGATAATAGATTAACTACATTACCAAAAGAAATAGGAAGTTTATCATCTATAAGAGGTATATATTTAAAAAATAATCTTTTAGAAGAACTACCTAATGAAATAGGTAATTTACCTGATAGTTTTTATGTTTTAAATATTAAGGGTAATAATTTACGAGAATTACCTGTTGAAATTTCTAACATACCAAATCTTATATCGCTTAATATACAAAACAATCCGTTAACTATAATACCCCAAGCAATTTGTGATATGACTACAAGTAACGGTGTAGGAATAGCTATTGTTAAAGATGTTGAAGATGAATGTATGTAG
- a CDS encoding heme-binding domain-containing protein, whose product MKILKIIGWIALLILLIIQFIPTEKNNGEISSLDFFLNETSASSEVKTILKNTCFDCHSNVTQYPWYHSIAPVNFWINHHVEEGKEHLNLSKWSTFSSRKKEHKMEEFWQEIEDEHMPLDSYTWTHSKAKLSDAEIEMVITWAKEVEREYKYQQQR is encoded by the coding sequence ATGAAAATATTAAAAATAATAGGTTGGATAGCACTATTAATATTGCTAATTATCCAATTTATCCCCACAGAAAAGAATAACGGAGAAATATCATCTTTAGATTTTTTTTTAAATGAAACCAGTGCTTCTTCAGAAGTAAAAACAATTTTAAAAAATACTTGTTTCGACTGTCATAGTAATGTTACACAATACCCTTGGTATCATAGTATCGCTCCAGTTAATTTTTGGATTAACCATCATGTAGAAGAAGGGAAAGAGCATTTAAATCTTTCAAAATGGTCTACTTTTTCATCACGAAAAAAAGAACATAAAATGGAAGAATTTTGGCAAGAGATAGAAGACGAACATATGCCTTTAGATTCATATACATGGACGCATAGCAAAGCAAAGCTTAGTGATGCAGAGATTGAAATGGTAATTACTTGGGCTAAAGAAGTCGAAAGAGAATATAAATACCAACAACAGCGATAA
- a CDS encoding M3 family metallopeptidase gives MNPLLQEFDTPPFQSIKEEHYKSALKEAIEIAKEEIKTIANATSTPTFENTTVALDDTGEKLDRITSIFFNLNSAETNKEIQQIAKEISPWLSEFKNDMILNADLFKRVKAVYDQKDKLTLSPEQSMLLEKQYKGFSRNGANLNDEQKSELRQLDAELSKLSLQFGENVLADTNAFEMLITDEKDLAGLPEGAKEAAKLMAQQKEKEGWLFTLDYPSYIPFMTYADNRELRKKLSIAMGKKGFQDNKNNNEKIVLTIVELRHKRAQLLGYNSHAQFVLEERMAEAPEKVLAFLNDLLEKAKPAAEREFKNLENYAKKLDNIDRLEKWDGSYYSEKLKKELFDLDQEALKPYFKLENVIDGVFEISNRLFDLNFEEIDTIDKYHEDVKTYKVTNSKGDFISHFYADFHPRPGKRNGAWMTSYKSQQIKDNLNDRPQVSIVCNFTKPTETKPSLLTFNEVTTLFHEFGHALHGMLANTTYKSLSGTSVSWDFVELPSQVLENWCYEKEALELFAKHYETGETIPMEFVQKIKESAAFHEGMQTLRQLSFGLLDMSWHTGNTENISSVKDFELNAFKNTKLYPDVTENCMSTAFSHIFQGGYSAGYYSYKWAEVLDADAFEYFKEEGIFNKEVATKFKDHVLSKGGTEKPMELYKRFRGKEPKPEALLKRAGLI, from the coding sequence ATGAATCCATTATTACAAGAATTTGATACTCCTCCTTTTCAATCGATAAAAGAGGAACATTATAAATCAGCTTTAAAAGAAGCTATTGAGATCGCTAAAGAAGAAATTAAGACCATCGCAAATGCAACTTCTACTCCTACTTTTGAGAACACGACAGTTGCTTTAGATGATACTGGTGAAAAACTAGATCGTATCACTTCTATTTTCTTCAATTTAAATTCTGCTGAAACCAACAAAGAAATTCAACAAATTGCAAAAGAAATTTCTCCTTGGTTAAGTGAATTTAAAAACGATATGATTTTAAATGCTGATTTATTTAAAAGAGTAAAAGCTGTTTACGATCAAAAAGATAAATTAACACTTAGCCCAGAACAAAGTATGCTTTTAGAAAAACAATACAAAGGTTTTTCTAGAAATGGAGCTAATTTAAATGATGAGCAGAAAAGTGAATTAAGACAATTAGATGCTGAACTATCTAAACTTTCACTTCAGTTTGGAGAAAATGTACTAGCAGATACGAATGCTTTCGAAATGCTAATTACAGACGAAAAAGATTTAGCTGGTCTTCCTGAAGGAGCTAAAGAAGCTGCCAAATTAATGGCACAGCAAAAAGAGAAAGAAGGATGGTTATTCACTTTAGATTATCCTAGTTATATTCCTTTTATGACATATGCAGACAATAGAGAACTTCGAAAGAAACTTTCTATTGCTATGGGTAAAAAAGGGTTTCAAGACAATAAAAATAATAATGAAAAAATTGTTTTAACAATTGTTGAACTTCGACACAAAAGAGCACAATTATTAGGTTATAATTCTCATGCACAATTTGTTTTAGAAGAGCGTATGGCAGAAGCTCCAGAGAAAGTATTAGCTTTCTTAAATGATTTATTAGAAAAAGCAAAGCCTGCTGCTGAACGTGAATTTAAAAACTTAGAAAATTATGCTAAGAAATTAGACAATATTGATCGTTTAGAAAAATGGGATGGATCTTATTATTCTGAAAAATTAAAGAAAGAGCTATTTGATTTAGACCAAGAAGCTTTAAAACCATATTTTAAATTAGAGAATGTAATTGACGGAGTTTTTGAAATTTCTAATCGATTGTTTGATTTAAATTTTGAAGAAATTGATACTATCGACAAATATCATGAAGATGTAAAAACATATAAAGTTACCAATTCAAAAGGCGATTTTATATCTCATTTTTATGCAGATTTCCATCCAAGACCTGGAAAAAGAAATGGAGCTTGGATGACGTCTTACAAATCACAACAAATTAAAGACAATTTAAATGATAGACCTCAAGTTTCTATCGTTTGTAATTTCACTAAGCCAACCGAAACAAAACCTTCTTTATTAACCTTTAATGAGGTTACAACTTTATTCCATGAATTTGGTCATGCTTTACATGGAATGTTAGCGAACACTACATACAAAAGCTTGTCTGGAACTTCTGTTTCTTGGGATTTTGTAGAATTACCAAGTCAAGTTTTAGAAAACTGGTGTTACGAAAAAGAAGCCTTAGAGTTATTTGCAAAACATTACGAAACTGGAGAAACAATTCCTATGGAGTTTGTTCAGAAAATTAAAGAATCTGCTGCTTTCCATGAAGGAATGCAAACATTACGTCAGTTAAGTTTTGGATTATTAGATATGAGCTGGCATACTGGCAATACTGAAAATATTTCTTCAGTAAAAGATTTCGAGTTAAACGCTTTTAAAAACACCAAATTATATCCTGATGTTACTGAGAATTGTATGAGTACTGCTTTTTCTCATATTTTTCAAGGAGGATATTCAGCAGGATATTATTCTTATAAATGGGCTGAAGTTTTAGATGCTGACGCTTTTGAATATTTTAAAGAAGAAGGAATCTTTAATAAAGAAGTAGCTACTAAATTTAAAGATCATGTACTTTCTAAAGGTGGTACTGAAAAACCTATGGAATTGTACAAACGTTTTAGAGGTAAAGAACCTAAACCTGAAGCTTTATTAAAAAGAGCTGGACTTATCTAA
- a CDS encoding Crp/Fnr family transcriptional regulator codes for MQKIEDEDFKVFSDFLNNSFPVGQKLSNAIKSFCVKRVYKKGECILKEGDIELYSNIVLKGVVHQYIIDIDKEVTTNLTPIGLGFNSLTSYVNKTPSLEIQEALTDVELISIKKEYIEEILKDHNEVGMLLYRIHEDILLDRENRMHLLQYRSAAERFRLFYENVKRSKIILKHTPDKYIARYLKMNPQQYSKEKNNYFKN; via the coding sequence ATGCAAAAAATAGAAGATGAAGATTTTAAAGTTTTTAGTGATTTCTTAAATAATTCATTTCCTGTAGGTCAAAAACTCTCTAATGCAATAAAGTCTTTTTGTGTTAAACGAGTATATAAGAAAGGTGAGTGTATTCTGAAAGAAGGTGATATAGAGTTATATTCAAATATCGTATTAAAAGGAGTTGTACATCAGTATATTATAGATATAGATAAAGAAGTAACAACTAATTTAACTCCAATAGGATTAGGGTTTAATAGTTTAACAAGTTATGTGAATAAAACTCCGTCTTTGGAAATTCAAGAAGCTTTAACAGATGTTGAGTTAATAAGTATTAAGAAAGAGTATATAGAAGAAATATTGAAAGATCACAATGAAGTAGGAATGCTTTTGTATAGAATTCATGAAGATATATTACTAGATAGAGAAAATAGAATGCATTTATTGCAATACAGAAGTGCAGCAGAAAGATTTAGACTCTTTTATGAAAATGTAAAAAGATCAAAAATCATTTTAAAACATACACCTGATAAATATATTGCTAGGTATTTGAAAATGAATCCACAACAATACAGCAAAGAAAAAAATAATTACTTTAAAAATTAA
- a CDS encoding carboxypeptidase-like regulatory domain-containing protein, producing MKFKFSIIFSFFLYITYGQINVKGKVVSKSNQPLEGAAVFFNSTTIATITDENGEYQLTVPEGKYKLVASYLGFKTVEREVDINENTSLDRLNFTLEEEDSLLNEVVIGAKKKTKSKKPKYEDFLVFKEAFLGRTNYAEKCKIDNQKALKYYFDPATNTFSVEAKEPIIIINRDLGYKITYNLEKFQIKDRIISYFGYSQYEELEGSKRKKKKWKKNRKKAYHGSLRHFLKTFITANTKEEGFDINIMHRVRNEKHPSDSELAFSKKIFEFQDKRSVPINFNKVIVKPESKLDSAILIHQRQLKHPKIIDKLIKRNVSYSDISYRVEGKVYLKFDGFLKVTYNNEPEEFNYKRDIKRRLGVQKSNFLLFDSPQEILPIGQIADQNNRLVEGYWSYELFANALPLNYKPPKE from the coding sequence ATGAAATTTAAATTTTCAATTATTTTTTCCTTTTTCCTGTATATTACTTATGGTCAAATAAATGTAAAAGGTAAAGTAGTTTCAAAATCAAATCAACCCTTAGAAGGAGCCGCTGTTTTTTTTAATAGTACTACAATTGCTACAATTACAGATGAGAATGGAGAATATCAGTTAACTGTACCTGAAGGAAAATATAAACTAGTAGCTTCTTACTTAGGATTTAAAACTGTAGAACGTGAAGTTGACATTAATGAAAATACTTCTTTAGATCGTTTAAATTTCACCTTAGAGGAAGAAGACAGCCTACTAAATGAAGTCGTTATTGGCGCCAAAAAAAAGACAAAATCTAAAAAGCCTAAATATGAAGATTTTTTAGTTTTTAAAGAAGCTTTCTTAGGAAGAACCAATTATGCTGAAAAATGTAAAATTGATAATCAAAAAGCTTTAAAATATTACTTCGATCCAGCTACTAATACATTTAGCGTGGAAGCCAAAGAACCAATTATTATTATCAATAGAGATTTAGGTTATAAAATAACTTACAACTTAGAAAAATTTCAAATCAAAGATCGCATTATTAGCTATTTTGGATATTCACAATACGAAGAATTAGAAGGAAGTAAAAGAAAAAAGAAAAAATGGAAAAAGAATAGAAAAAAAGCCTATCATGGTTCTTTACGTCATTTTTTAAAAACTTTTATAACTGCAAATACAAAAGAGGAAGGATTTGACATAAATATTATGCATAGAGTTAGAAATGAAAAACATCCTTCAGACTCTGAGTTAGCATTTTCAAAAAAGATCTTTGAATTTCAAGATAAGAGAAGTGTTCCAATCAATTTTAATAAAGTAATAGTCAAACCTGAGTCGAAATTAGATAGTGCTATACTAATCCATCAAAGACAATTGAAACATCCAAAAATTATTGATAAATTAATTAAAAGAAATGTATCATATAGCGATATTAGTTATAGAGTTGAAGGAAAAGTTTATTTAAAATTCGATGGTTTTTTAAAGGTAACTTACAACAACGAACCAGAAGAATTTAACTACAAGAGAGATATTAAAAGAAGATTAGGAGTACAAAAGTCTAATTTTTTACTTTTTGATAGTCCTCAAGAAATTTTACCTATAGGACAAATAGCTGATCAAAATAACCGATTAGTTGAAGGATATTGGTCTTACGAATTATTTGCCAATGCACTTCCTTTAAATTACAAACCTCCGAAAGAATAA